Proteins from a genomic interval of Chroococcidiopsis thermalis PCC 7203:
- a CDS encoding anthranilate synthase has product MIPDSHCYKTEGGIRVSYSTTEIPVDSAIAEVLLQLNSQRGGVLTSSYEYPGRYKRWAIGFVNPPLELATRENTFTLRAHNDRGVVLLPYLAARLSEDAQLETVQLENNCIVGTVKLAERIYSEEERSRQPSVFTVIRRLLHTFHSSEDDRLGLYGAFGYDLVFQFESMPKLHSRPTDQRDLVLYLPDELVVVDRYQQTAFRYQYEFEIDNSSTRGLPRTGESMDYKGQHLTPTQDCDRAPGEYAQLVREALGYFQRGDLFEVVPSQTFFAACEASPAQLFQTLQQVNPSPYGFIFNLGNEYLIGSSPEMFVRVEGKHIETCPISGTIERGQDAIEDAEQIRQLLNSRKDEAELTMCTDVDRNDKSRICEPGSVQVIGRRQIELYSHLIHTVDHVEGQLRPEFDALDAFLTHTWAVTVTGAPKRAAMQFIERHEPSSRRWYGGAVGWLNFNGNLNTGLILRTIRLQDAIAEVRVGATVLYDSIPEAEAQETITKAAAMFETINRAQQIGNDLSSEIKELISDRPQQRPYVLLIDYEDSFVHTLANYIRQTGAIVKTLRHGFSETVFDTERPDLVVFSPGPGRPKDFRVPETVLACVNRRIPIFGVCLGLQGIVEAFGGELGVLNYPQHGKVSRVFVTDSESHLFENLPTSFEVGRYHSLFALPKLLPPDLKVTAISHDDVIMGIEHREMPIAAVQFHPESIMTLNSDIGLKIVKNIVGNYANLQASKSVVVG; this is encoded by the coding sequence ATGATACCTGATTCCCATTGCTATAAAACCGAAGGCGGTATTCGCGTTTCTTACTCTACCACCGAGATTCCGGTCGATTCTGCGATCGCAGAGGTGTTATTGCAACTCAATTCTCAGCGGGGAGGGGTATTGACGAGTAGCTATGAGTATCCTGGGCGTTACAAGCGATGGGCGATTGGCTTTGTCAATCCACCCTTGGAACTTGCTACCCGCGAGAATACTTTTACTCTGAGGGCGCATAACGATCGCGGCGTGGTTTTATTACCATATTTGGCAGCGCGTCTATCTGAAGACGCACAATTAGAAACAGTCCAGCTAGAAAACAATTGTATTGTTGGCACGGTTAAATTAGCCGAAAGAATATATTCCGAGGAAGAACGCAGCAGGCAACCATCTGTTTTCACCGTAATTCGTCGGTTGTTACATACTTTCCACAGTAGCGAAGACGATCGCTTAGGCTTGTATGGTGCATTCGGCTACGATTTGGTATTTCAGTTTGAGTCAATGCCAAAGTTGCATTCTCGTCCCACAGACCAACGAGACTTAGTATTATATTTGCCAGATGAACTCGTCGTTGTCGATCGCTATCAACAAACGGCGTTTCGCTATCAGTATGAGTTTGAGATAGACAACAGCAGCACCAGAGGTTTACCGCGTACAGGTGAATCTATGGACTACAAGGGTCAACATCTAACTCCAACCCAAGATTGCGATCGCGCCCCTGGTGAATATGCTCAACTGGTACGAGAAGCACTAGGATACTTTCAAAGAGGCGATCTATTTGAAGTTGTTCCCAGCCAAACTTTTTTTGCTGCTTGCGAAGCATCTCCGGCTCAATTATTTCAAACATTACAGCAAGTCAATCCCAGTCCCTACGGATTTATTTTTAACTTAGGTAACGAATATTTAATTGGTTCCTCTCCAGAAATGTTCGTGCGGGTGGAAGGTAAGCATATTGAAACCTGCCCGATTAGCGGCACGATCGAGCGCGGACAGGATGCGATTGAAGATGCGGAACAAATTCGTCAGTTGCTCAACTCCCGCAAAGATGAAGCCGAACTAACGATGTGTACTGATGTCGATCGCAACGATAAATCGCGGATTTGCGAACCTGGATCGGTGCAAGTGATCGGTCGCCGCCAAATCGAATTGTACAGTCATCTAATTCATACAGTCGATCACGTAGAAGGACAACTGCGACCGGAATTTGATGCCTTAGATGCCTTTTTAACGCACACTTGGGCAGTAACGGTGACAGGCGCACCCAAGCGTGCAGCAATGCAGTTTATCGAACGGCACGAACCTAGTTCTCGGCGTTGGTATGGTGGTGCAGTTGGCTGGTTAAACTTCAACGGTAACTTGAATACAGGGCTGATTTTACGCACGATTAGATTGCAAGATGCGATCGCCGAAGTCAGAGTTGGCGCTACCGTCTTGTATGACTCAATTCCAGAGGCAGAAGCGCAAGAAACTATTACGAAAGCTGCTGCCATGTTTGAAACCATCAACCGCGCCCAGCAAATCGGTAATGATTTGTCAAGTGAAATAAAAGAATTAATCAGCGATCGCCCGCAACAGCGTCCATACGTGCTGCTGATTGACTACGAGGACTCTTTCGTTCACACCCTCGCCAACTACATTCGTCAAACTGGGGCGATCGTCAAAACGCTACGCCACGGCTTTAGCGAAACAGTTTTCGACACCGAGCGTCCAGATTTGGTAGTTTTTTCGCCCGGTCCTGGTAGACCCAAGGATTTTCGCGTTCCAGAAACAGTTTTAGCCTGCGTCAATCGACGAATTCCGATTTTTGGCGTTTGTTTGGGACTACAAGGAATTGTCGAAGCTTTTGGCGGAGAACTAGGAGTACTGAATTATCCTCAACACGGCAAAGTTTCTCGCGTTTTTGTTACAGATTCAGAGTCTCATTTGTTCGAGAACTTACCCACATCCTTTGAAGTCGGTAGATACCATTCATTATTTGCGCTACCGAAACTCTTACCCCCAGATTTAAAAGTTACAGCAATTTCTCATGATGATGTAATTATGGGCATCGAGCATCGAGAAATGCCAATTGCCGCAGTTCAGTTTCACCCCGAATCAATCATGACCCTAAACAGCGACATCGGCTTAAAAATTGTCAAAAATATTGTTGGCAACTATGCCAATCTTCAAGCATCAAAATCTGTTGTTGTTGGGTAA
- the trpC gene encoding indole-3-glycerol phosphate synthase TrpC has protein sequence MATIEINHQVASNSKSRHILAEIVWHKQQEVVQLQADMPLAELQKQVNDTPWAEDFLMAIEQSDRQPSLIAEVKKASPSKGVICADFDPVQIAQAYEQSGATCISVLTDRKFFQGSFDNLRKIRQSVALPLLCKEFVIDPYQIYLARAAGADAVLLIAAILSDSSLQNFLKIAHELGMTALVEVHTLDELDRVLALSDVRLIGINNRNLENFHVDLETTRLLMAQRRQQISDLGITVVSESGLHTAEDLSLVANAGVRAVLVGESLVKQPDVEQAVRSLLNTKTGSW, from the coding sequence ATGGCTACTATCGAAATCAATCATCAGGTTGCATCTAACAGTAAATCGCGTCATATTTTGGCTGAAATTGTGTGGCATAAACAGCAGGAAGTTGTTCAACTGCAAGCAGATATGCCATTAGCTGAGTTGCAAAAACAGGTCAACGATACACCGTGGGCAGAAGACTTTTTGATGGCGATCGAGCAAAGCGATCGCCAACCAAGTTTGATTGCCGAAGTCAAAAAAGCATCGCCAAGTAAAGGAGTTATCTGTGCTGACTTCGATCCGGTACAAATTGCCCAAGCATACGAACAAAGCGGCGCAACCTGTATTTCAGTTTTGACCGATCGCAAATTCTTTCAAGGCAGTTTTGACAATCTGCGGAAAATTCGGCAAAGTGTGGCACTACCGCTATTATGCAAAGAGTTCGTTATCGATCCGTATCAAATTTATCTAGCGCGAGCTGCTGGAGCAGATGCAGTATTGCTAATTGCAGCCATTTTATCAGATAGTAGTTTGCAAAACTTTTTAAAAATTGCTCATGAATTGGGCATGACTGCTTTAGTTGAAGTACACACACTTGACGAACTCGATCGCGTACTAGCACTATCCGATGTGCGCCTGATTGGAATTAATAATCGCAACCTAGAAAACTTTCACGTCGATTTGGAAACAACACGGCTACTAATGGCACAGCGTCGGCAACAAATTAGCGATTTGGGCATTACCGTTGTCAGCGAGTCTGGCTTACATACAGCTGAAGATTTATCCCTGGTTGCCAACGCTGGCGTTCGTGCAGTTCTAGTCGGAGAGTCACTCGTTAAACAACCCGATGTAGAACAAGCTGTACGTAGTTTATTGAATACTAAGACTGGTAGTTGGTAA
- the trpA gene encoding tryptophan synthase subunit alpha — protein MTQIISNRFQSLRSRQECALIPFITAGDPYLETTAEALYTLDRNGADFIELGVPYADPLADGPVIQAAATRALQRGTRLEQVLEMVATVSPNLKAPLILFTYYNPILNRGVRAFCQQIASAGVRGLVVPDLPLEEATELIQAAADSGIETTLLVAPTSSPERIAAIARQSQGFIYLVSVTGVTGVRSHLQERVKTLLTDMRRITDKPIGVGFGISGAEQARQVKDWGADAAIVGSAFVKHLAAANSTEGLQAIAQLCRELKSAISVRSEERGARSEGLVVS, from the coding sequence ATGACCCAAATAATTTCAAATCGCTTCCAATCTCTACGCAGCCGCCAAGAGTGTGCTTTGATTCCTTTTATTACAGCTGGCGATCCTTACTTAGAAACGACGGCTGAAGCTTTATATACTCTCGATCGCAATGGTGCGGATTTTATCGAGTTGGGCGTTCCCTATGCCGATCCACTGGCTGATGGACCTGTAATTCAAGCAGCGGCAACCCGTGCGTTGCAAAGAGGTACGCGCTTAGAGCAGGTGCTAGAAATGGTAGCAACTGTCAGCCCCAATCTCAAAGCACCGTTGATTTTATTTACCTACTACAACCCGATTTTAAACCGAGGCGTTCGTGCCTTTTGCCAACAAATTGCCAGCGCTGGGGTGCGGGGGTTAGTCGTGCCGGATTTACCTCTAGAAGAAGCGACAGAGTTAATTCAAGCTGCGGCTGATTCTGGCATTGAGACCACCTTACTCGTAGCACCTACTAGCTCTCCCGAAAGGATAGCCGCGATCGCTCGTCAATCGCAAGGTTTTATCTACCTTGTCAGCGTTACGGGTGTAACGGGAGTGCGATCGCACTTACAAGAACGGGTAAAAACTCTGCTAACAGACATGCGCCGCATTACCGATAAACCGATTGGTGTTGGTTTTGGGATTTCTGGAGCCGAACAAGCACGTCAGGTCAAAGATTGGGGCGCAGATGCGGCGATCGTCGGTAGTGCCTTTGTCAAACATTTAGCAGCCGCAAACTCAACTGAAGGATTGCAGGCGATCGCTCAATTATGTCGAGAACTAAAATCAGCAATTTCTGTGAGAAGCGAGGAGCGAGGAGCGAGGAGCGAGGGGTTAGTTGTGAGTTGA
- the trpB gene encoding tryptophan synthase subunit beta, with protein MVSIKETNNLSQVQPDSLGRFGRFGGKYVPETLMPALTELEAAYAQYRVDPSFQAELQQLLHDYVGRPSPLYFAERLTQHYQRPDGTGAQIYLKREDLNHTGAHKINNALAQVLLAKRMGKQRIIAETGAGQHGVATATVCARFGLQCIVYMGIHDMERQALNVFRMRLMGTEVRPVEAGTGTLKDATSEAIRDWVTNVESTHYILGSVAGPHPYPMMVRDFHAVIGTETRAQCQQKWGGLPDILLACVGGGSNAIGMFYEFVNEPTVRLIGVEAAGEGVSTEKHAATLTQGRVGVLHGAMSYLLQDEDGQVVEAHSISAGLDYPGVGPEHSYLKDIGRGEYYSVTDAQALDAFKNLAQLEGIIPALETAHAIAYLDILCPQLSGSPRIVINCSGRGDKDVQTVVKLGIGS; from the coding sequence GTGGTTAGCATCAAAGAAACTAATAATCTTTCACAAGTACAACCCGATTCCTTGGGTCGGTTTGGGCGTTTCGGTGGTAAGTACGTGCCGGAAACATTAATGCCTGCACTAACCGAACTAGAAGCAGCCTACGCGCAATATCGGGTCGATCCCAGCTTTCAGGCTGAGTTGCAACAACTACTGCATGACTATGTTGGCAGACCCAGCCCTTTATATTTTGCCGAGCGTCTGACCCAACACTACCAGCGACCCGATGGCACGGGAGCGCAGATCTATTTAAAGCGAGAAGACTTAAACCATACGGGCGCGCATAAAATTAATAATGCTCTCGCTCAAGTTTTATTAGCAAAACGGATGGGCAAGCAAAGAATTATTGCCGAGACGGGAGCGGGTCAGCATGGGGTTGCAACTGCTACTGTCTGCGCTCGCTTTGGGTTGCAGTGCATCGTCTACATGGGCATTCACGACATGGAACGGCAAGCCCTAAATGTATTTCGGATGCGGCTGATGGGGACGGAGGTGCGCCCAGTAGAGGCAGGTACGGGAACGTTAAAAGATGCAACTTCGGAGGCAATTCGGGATTGGGTCACAAACGTAGAATCAACTCATTATATTTTAGGTTCCGTTGCTGGACCTCATCCCTATCCGATGATGGTACGAGACTTTCATGCTGTTATTGGTACGGAAACTCGCGCCCAATGTCAGCAAAAATGGGGCGGGTTGCCAGATATTCTCTTAGCCTGCGTCGGAGGAGGTTCTAACGCAATTGGAATGTTCTACGAGTTTGTCAACGAACCAACAGTGCGGTTAATTGGAGTTGAAGCAGCTGGGGAAGGAGTCAGCACGGAAAAACACGCAGCAACTCTCACGCAAGGACGAGTCGGCGTGTTGCATGGTGCAATGAGTTACTTACTTCAAGACGAAGACGGTCAAGTTGTAGAAGCACATTCAATTAGTGCTGGACTAGACTATCCTGGTGTGGGTCCCGAACACAGCTATTTAAAGGATATCGGACGCGGCGAATATTACAGCGTCACGGATGCCCAAGCATTAGATGCATTCAAAAATTTGGCTCAACTAGAAGGGATTATTCCAGCTCTAGAAACTGCCCACGCGATCGCCTATTTAGATATTCTCTGTCCGCAATTAAGTGGCAGTCCGCGTATTGTCATCAATTGCTCTGGACGTGGCGATAAGGACGTACAAACTGTCGTGAAGTTAGGGATTGGGAGCTAG
- the aroF gene encoding 3-deoxy-7-phosphoheptulonate synthase, which translates to MIVVMKSGTPEGEIARISEELSSWGLKVEKSVGKHKIVLGLVGNTAELDPFRVQELSPWIEQVVRVEQPFKRVSREFRHGEPSEVVVSTPNGFVPFGEHHPLVTIAGPCSVENEEMIVYTAQRVKAAGAKFLRGGAYKPRTSPYAFQGHGESALNLLIAARDATGLGIITEVMDTADLEKVAAVADIVQVGARNMQNFPLLKKVGAQDKPVFLKRGMSATIEEWLMAAEYIMAAGNPNVILCERGIRGFDRQYARNTLDLSVIPVLRSLTHLPIAIDPSHGTGKAEYVPSMAMAAIAAGTDSLMIEVHPNPAKALSDGPQSLTPERFDSLMQELAVVGKAMNRWTKESVNSYQLPVVSGK; encoded by the coding sequence ATGATCGTAGTGATGAAAAGCGGTACTCCAGAAGGGGAAATCGCTCGAATTTCTGAAGAGTTAAGTAGCTGGGGTTTGAAAGTAGAAAAAAGTGTTGGCAAACACAAAATTGTTCTCGGTCTAGTTGGGAACACAGCTGAATTAGATCCGTTCCGAGTCCAAGAACTCAGTCCTTGGATCGAACAAGTCGTGCGGGTCGAACAACCATTCAAGCGCGTCAGCCGCGAGTTTCGTCATGGTGAACCTAGCGAAGTCGTTGTGTCAACTCCAAATGGTTTCGTCCCTTTTGGGGAACACCACCCGCTCGTAACAATCGCAGGTCCTTGCTCGGTAGAAAACGAAGAAATGATCGTCTATACTGCTCAAAGAGTCAAGGCAGCAGGCGCAAAGTTCCTGCGCGGTGGTGCTTACAAACCTCGTACATCCCCTTATGCATTTCAAGGACATGGGGAGAGTGCTTTAAATTTACTTATTGCAGCCCGCGATGCAACGGGTTTAGGAATTATTACTGAAGTGATGGACACTGCCGATCTGGAAAAGGTGGCAGCGGTAGCAGATATCGTGCAGGTAGGGGCGAGAAATATGCAGAATTTTCCCCTACTCAAGAAGGTGGGAGCGCAGGACAAACCAGTGTTCCTCAAGCGGGGAATGTCAGCCACGATTGAAGAGTGGCTGATGGCAGCCGAATATATCATGGCAGCAGGAAACCCAAATGTGATTCTCTGCGAACGGGGTATTCGCGGTTTCGATCGCCAGTATGCACGGAATACACTCGATTTATCAGTTATTCCCGTGTTGCGATCGCTCACCCATCTACCAATCGCGATCGATCCCAGCCACGGTACGGGTAAAGCCGAGTACGTCCCCTCAATGGCAATGGCAGCGATCGCGGCAGGTACGGATTCGTTAATGATCGAAGTCCATCCCAATCCCGCCAAAGCTTTATCCGATGGACCTCAATCACTTACTCCAGAACGGTTCGATTCCTTGATGCAAGAACTCGCCGTTGTCGGTAAAGCCATGAATCGCTGGACTAAAGAATCAGTTAACAGTTATCAGTTACCAGTTGTCAGTGGAAAGTGA
- the trpD gene encoding anthranilate phosphoribosyltransferase — MQTPRSREQARQVMEYLLSGEAEFNEIVSFLQTRPVVDAQTQELLGYRDVLWDRRRRANFGHVDLDIVGTGGVRRPRYNVSTTAAFIVAALGIRVAKHGNRGSVKPNGSCDLLEVLGISLTAMTARAVESLATTGLSFLFARDWHPAFKAIAAARAEVGYPTVFNLLGPLLNPSQPKHQLVGCGDPAVAQIIAETLMELGIEALVVTGSDGLDEITLAGASQVIEVRGDRISTKQIVPEDFGMETVPESELAGGNATDNAAEFLAILSGQGRKALVDLVTLNAAFALYLVDKSYDIESAICTSRHSLIDGTAKTYFLQFREFIMTDNLVSVYDN; from the coding sequence ATGCAAACACCGCGATCGCGAGAACAAGCACGTCAGGTGATGGAATATCTCTTGTCGGGTGAAGCTGAGTTCAATGAAATTGTCAGCTTTTTGCAAACTCGACCAGTAGTCGATGCCCAAACTCAAGAACTCCTGGGATATCGCGATGTCCTTTGGGACAGAAGGCGGCGAGCAAACTTCGGTCATGTCGATCTCGATATTGTCGGTACTGGCGGGGTGCGCCGACCGCGCTATAACGTTTCTACCACAGCAGCATTTATTGTCGCCGCTTTGGGGATTCGAGTTGCTAAGCACGGTAATCGAGGCTCAGTTAAACCTAATGGTTCCTGCGATCTGCTGGAAGTTTTGGGAATTTCTCTAACAGCGATGACAGCGCGGGCTGTTGAAAGTTTAGCGACGACTGGGCTGAGTTTTCTATTTGCCCGGGATTGGCATCCAGCTTTTAAGGCGATCGCAGCTGCTAGGGCTGAAGTCGGTTATCCTACTGTGTTTAATCTACTAGGACCATTACTCAATCCCAGCCAACCCAAACATCAACTTGTCGGTTGTGGCGATCCAGCAGTAGCGCAAATTATTGCAGAAACTTTAATGGAATTAGGGATAGAGGCTTTAGTTGTTACTGGTTCGGATGGACTAGATGAGATCACCTTAGCGGGTGCTTCTCAAGTTATAGAAGTACGGGGCGATCGCATCAGTACAAAGCAAATTGTGCCTGAAGATTTTGGTATGGAAACCGTCCCAGAATCGGAGTTAGCTGGAGGCAATGCTACAGATAACGCCGCAGAATTTCTAGCTATTCTTAGCGGACAGGGACGAAAAGCACTGGTCGATCTCGTCACTTTAAATGCCGCTTTTGCACTGTATCTAGTAGACAAAAGTTACGACATAGAATCAGCAATTTGTACTAGCAGACATTCATTAATTGATGGTACTGCCAAGACATATTTCCTTCAGTTTCGCGAGTTCATTATGACTGATAACTTAGTGAGTGTGTACGATAATTGA
- the hpsJ-A gene encoding HpsJ-like protein, cyanoexosortase A-associated, giving the protein MSQSSSEEFWFSPLFRIAGYVLLALSLLDIISIFIPPGFTNPAWEFQMASHLVERSPVPLIGLVFLLIGEKNFKIFKFLSRAALVAGILFLLLLPLIVSSAWRIHEGGDRQIAQQSAQLQVIKQQLSQAQTDREITDTLSRFNLRINAPTSQNPQQLKSQILAGIAKSEQKFQAQASQNTANSLNLTKNVIKTGLGTLIAGAFFLMVWRGTANTVKGSQTKKQKLRNNLPLVNE; this is encoded by the coding sequence ATGTCTCAATCTAGTAGTGAAGAATTTTGGTTTAGTCCGCTTTTTCGCATAGCTGGTTATGTCTTATTGGCTTTGTCACTTTTAGATATTATTAGTATTTTTATTCCTCCAGGTTTTACCAATCCTGCGTGGGAGTTTCAAATGGCAAGCCATCTGGTTGAGCGATCGCCTGTGCCATTAATTGGATTAGTATTTCTCTTAATTGGCGAGAAAAACTTTAAAATTTTCAAGTTTTTGTCTAGAGCGGCTCTGGTAGCTGGCATATTGTTTCTATTGCTACTGCCTTTAATTGTCAGTTCTGCTTGGCGCATACACGAAGGAGGCGATCGCCAAATCGCGCAACAATCAGCACAGCTTCAAGTTATCAAGCAACAACTCAGTCAAGCTCAAACAGATCGAGAAATTACAGATACATTGTCTCGGTTTAATTTACGAATTAATGCGCCAACATCTCAAAATCCTCAGCAATTAAAAAGTCAAATTCTAGCTGGAATTGCTAAGTCTGAGCAGAAATTTCAAGCACAAGCATCACAAAATACAGCCAATAGTCTAAACTTGACAAAAAATGTCATAAAAACTGGCTTGGGAACCTTAATTGCTGGAGCTTTTTTCCTAATGGTTTGGCGCGGTACTGCCAACACAGTGAAAGGTAGTCAAACCAAAAAGCAAAAACTCAGAAATAATCTGCCACTCGTAAACGAATAA
- a CDS encoding transposase yields MENVQSSACIDATGDKKAGKTTDSVAKQYIGNLGKTDRGIVSVNADAVVDHITYPLRLKIFKPRSRLQPGDVYKRRAPISGGNFTST; encoded by the coding sequence TTGGAGAACGTTCAATCCAGCGCCTGTATTGATGCAACAGGCGATAAAAAAGCCGGAAAAACTACCGATTCTGTTGCCAAGCAATACATTGGTAACTTGGGTAAAACAGATCGTGGAATCGTGTCAGTCAACGCTGATGCAGTCGTAGATCACATCACGTACCCATTGCGATTGAAGATATTCAAACCACGCTCACGACTGCAACCGGGTGATGTATATAAAAGGCGCGCCCCAATTAGCGGTGGAAATTTTACAAGCACTTGA
- a CDS encoding molybdopterin-containing oxidoreductase family protein: MVSTASEKSAKEKSVVFGACPHDCPDTCAMLVTVENGRATKVEGNPDHPFTRGTLCGKVSDYLDRVYSSDRILYPMRRVGAKGSKQFERISWDDALDEIASRFGQIIDEYGAEAIMPCSYLGHEGLLNGLTVGDAFFNRLGATISERTFCASCTSTAYMMTCGLTHGTDPDTFKHSKYIILWGCNALSTNVHLWSFIQEARKNGAKLVSIDPVRTRTANQSDWHIPLRPGTDGALALGMMHVIISENLIDAEYVEKYTLGYAELKERVAQYPPEKVAQITGVPVSDILTLAREYASSQPSVIRLGVALEKQTGGGQGVRAICCLPALVGAWRHLGGGLLQAPMWPFPIRWEVVHRPEFIQPGTRLINLWQLGAALTGELSLEPPIKALFVYNCNPVTQSAEQDKIVAGLAREDLFTVVSEHFMTDTADYADILLPATTQVENLDLMFSWGHTYVTLNQPAIAPLGEAVPNTELFRRLAARMGFEEECFKLTDEQLAMEVLDWSAPVMQDMSMESLQQQGYGKLKVDLVPHAEGNFPTPSGKCEFLATAKVDSNFVLPAFRQGYEEYQPGEPIDPLPTYTPQRESAASNPELAKRYPLNLLSAKPHQFINSCFANLPKHAKLQGEPRVIIHPDDAAKRGIADGQVVKVFNDRGSFQVPAIVSDMTRSGVAIAPLGYWRKLSLANNTINAATSSAFADMGHAAAVGDALVEVNAL; this comes from the coding sequence ATGGTCAGTACTGCCAGTGAGAAGTCAGCCAAGGAAAAATCAGTCGTATTTGGTGCTTGTCCCCACGACTGCCCCGATACTTGCGCGATGTTGGTGACAGTGGAAAACGGTCGCGCTACTAAGGTAGAAGGAAACCCAGACCATCCCTTTACCCGTGGTACGCTCTGCGGCAAAGTGAGCGATTATCTAGATCGAGTTTACAGTAGCGATCGCATTCTCTATCCGATGCGGCGCGTGGGTGCGAAGGGTAGCAAACAGTTCGAGCGCATTTCTTGGGATGATGCTTTAGATGAGATTGCCAGCCGCTTTGGGCAAATTATTGACGAATATGGGGCTGAGGCAATTATGCCCTGTAGCTATCTCGGACATGAAGGTTTGCTGAATGGCTTAACTGTGGGTGATGCTTTCTTCAATCGCTTGGGTGCAACTATTAGCGAACGTACCTTCTGCGCTTCCTGCACCAGTACCGCTTACATGATGACTTGCGGACTAACTCACGGTACTGACCCCGATACATTCAAGCACTCTAAATACATTATTCTTTGGGGCTGTAACGCTCTCAGCACTAACGTGCATTTATGGTCATTTATCCAAGAGGCACGTAAAAACGGGGCGAAATTAGTCTCAATTGACCCCGTGCGAACTCGTACTGCAAATCAGTCTGACTGGCATATCCCCTTGCGTCCAGGTACGGATGGGGCGTTGGCTTTGGGAATGATGCACGTTATTATTAGCGAAAATCTGATCGATGCCGAGTATGTAGAAAAGTATACTCTCGGCTACGCAGAACTGAAAGAACGAGTTGCCCAGTATCCACCAGAGAAAGTTGCCCAAATAACGGGTGTCCCCGTGTCAGATATCTTGACACTAGCAAGGGAATATGCATCTAGCCAGCCATCAGTAATCCGCTTGGGAGTGGCGCTAGAAAAACAAACAGGTGGTGGTCAGGGTGTCCGAGCTATTTGCTGTTTGCCTGCCCTAGTCGGTGCGTGGCGACATTTGGGCGGCGGATTGCTGCAAGCTCCGATGTGGCCCTTCCCCATCCGTTGGGAAGTCGTGCATCGCCCTGAATTTATTCAGCCTGGGACGCGATTAATTAACTTGTGGCAGTTAGGTGCGGCGCTAACGGGTGAACTGAGTCTCGAACCCCCAATTAAGGCGCTATTTGTTTACAACTGCAACCCCGTGACGCAATCGGCAGAGCAAGACAAGATTGTCGCTGGTTTGGCGCGGGAAGATTTATTTACAGTAGTCAGCGAACATTTTATGACTGATACTGCCGACTACGCTGATATTCTCCTGCCTGCAACGACTCAAGTTGAAAATTTAGATTTGATGTTTTCTTGGGGTCATACCTATGTAACATTAAACCAACCCGCGATCGCACCTTTGGGTGAAGCCGTCCCCAATACCGAATTATTCCGCCGTTTGGCGGCGCGGATGGGTTTTGAGGAAGAATGCTTCAAATTGACTGACGAACAACTGGCGATGGAAGTCCTCGACTGGTCAGCTCCGGTCATGCAGGATATGAGTATGGAGTCGCTGCAACAGCAAGGGTATGGCAAGTTGAAAGTCGATCTCGTTCCCCATGCTGAGGGTAATTTTCCCACACCGTCAGGGAAATGCGAGTTTCTGGCTACCGCAAAAGTAGATAGTAACTTCGTCTTGCCAGCATTTCGTCAGGGATATGAGGAATATCAACCAGGAGAACCAATCGATCCTCTACCTACCTACACGCCACAACGGGAATCAGCAGCAAGCAACCCCGAACTCGCAAAGCGGTATCCGTTGAATCTCCTCTCGGCGAAACCACACCAATTCATCAATTCCTGTTTTGCCAATTTACCCAAGCACGCCAAACTTCAAGGCGAACCGAGAGTGATTATTCATCCCGACGATGCAGCTAAGCGGGGTATAGCTGACGGTCAAGTGGTGAAGGTATTTAACGATCGCGGTTCTTTCCAAGTGCCTGCAATTGTCAGCGATATGACTCGCTCTGGGGTGGCGATCGCACCTTTGGGATATTGGCGTAAACTCAGCCTTGCCAATAATACCATCAATGCTGCTACCTCGTCTGCGTTTGCAGATATGGGTCACGCCGCCGCTGTTGGCGATGCTTTAGTTGAGGTGAATGCACTCTAG